CATTCAGAGTTATATATCCTCCAGGAGTTATGTACCATTTAGAGTTTTATATCCTCCAGGAGTTATGTACCATTCAGAGTTATATATCCTCCAGGAGTTATGTACCATTTAGAGTTTTATATCCTCCAGGAGTTATGTACCATTTAGAGTTTTATATCCTCCAGGAGTTATGTACCATTCAGAGTTATATATCCTCCAGGAGTTATGTGTCCTTCATACCTCAAAGTTATGTATCCTTCAGGAGGAATTCATCCCAACCCTCAGCGGTACATGACCTCAGTGAACCCATGTTCTGTCCTGCAGACTGTTAAATGTATTGACTGACAGAGGAATTTTACAACTCACATGTTGCAGCACTGAAGggtatgggagaggagaggagaggtgaggagatgagaggagagagaaggagaggagagagaagcaggaggagaggagaggagagagaagtagagagaaggagaggagagagaaggaggggagagataaggagaggagagagaaggaggaggagaggagaggagaggggagagaaggagaggagagaggagagaaggagaggagaggagaggagagagaaggagaggagagagagggagagagaaggagaggagagagaaggaggaggagaggagagagaaggaggaggagaggggagataaggagaggagaggagaggggagagaaggagaggagagaggagagaggagagaaggagaggagagagaaggagaggggagagaaggaggaggagaggagaggagaggagaggagaggagaggagaggagaggagcaaatCATTCTGCTTACGTTATTGACTTCTCCCCCCACCCTTACCCCCTCCTTATGCAGTTGTGTAAGGGTGAGATTTGCATATATTTTATGGATGGAGAGGGGTGGGACTAACTGGAGGCAAGGGGGGAGGAACGGGGAGGAGTAgagaagaaggggaggagagggaggaggagaagataaTAATGTTGGAGGATATAAGGACTAATTTTCCTCCTCACACACACCCCGGAGAGTCGAGCCGTCACACACACCGATCTGTAACCATGatgctgaagataatgggagttCTGCTCTGCGCTACGCTGGTCGCCTGCGTCGACGTCATGCCTCAGAAAGACTTCAACctggagaaggtgagagagagagagagagagagagagagagagagagagagagagagagagagagagagagagagagagagagagagagagagagagagagagagagagagagaacaaatgagataggctacaacaacaaaaaagagagCAGGCAAAATGTTGAGAGAAGAGTGCTGCACAGTAGAagtgcagagagagaagagattctGGGGTTGAGGAGGGTCAGAGTAGAGAGAGGACAGTGGATAATCTGTCAGGACTATTGAATCCATTTGCATTGTGCAAATGAATGAATTGTGGTTCTTCTTTTCCTtctaactacactgctcaaaaaaataaagggaacacttaaacaacacatcctagatctgaatgaatgaattaatcttattaaattattttttctttacgtagttgaatgtgctgacaacaaaatcacacaaaaattatcaatggaaatcaaatgtatcaacccatggaggtctggatttggagtcaccctcaaaattaaagtggaaaaccacactacaggctgatccaactttgatgtaatgtccttaaaacaagtcaaaatgaggctcagtagtgtgtgtggcctccacgtgcctgtatgacctcccttcaacgcctgggcatgctcctgatgaggtggcggatggtctcctgagggatctcctcccagacctggactaaagcatccgccaactcctggacagtctgtggtgcaacgtggcgttggtggatggagcgagacatgatgtcccagatgtgctcaattggattcaggtctggggaacgggcgggccagtccatagcatcaatgccttcctcttgcaggaactgctgacacactccagccacatgaggtctagcattgtcttgcattaggaggaacccagggccaaccgcaccagcatatggtctcacaaggggtctgaggatctcatctcggtacctaatggcagtcaggctacctctggcgagcacatggagggctgtgcggcccccaaagaaatgccaccccacaccatgactgacccaccgccaaaccggtcatgctggaggatgttgcaggcagcagaacgttctccacggcgtctccagactctgtcacgtctgtcacatgtgctcagtgtgaacctgctttcatctgtgaagagcacagggcgccagtggcgaatttgccaatcttggtgttctctggcaaatgccaaacgtcctgcacggtgttgggctgtaagcacaacccccacctgtggacgtcgggccctcataccaccctcatggagtctgtttctgaccgtttgagcagacacatgcacatttgtggcctgctggaggtcattttgcagggctctggcagtgctcctcctgctcctccttgcacaaaggcggaggtagcggtcctgctgctgggttgttgccctcctacggcctcctccacgtctcctgatgtactggcctgtctcctggtagcgcctccatgctctggacactacgctgacagacacagcaaaccttcttgccacagctcacattgatgtgccatcctggatgagctgcactacctgagccacttgtgtgggttgtagactccgtctcatgctaccactagagtgaaagcaccgccagcattcaaaagtgaccaaaacatcagccaggaagcataggaactgagaagtggtctgtggtcaccacctgcagaagcacttctttattgggggtgtcttgctaattgcctataatttccacctgttgtctattccatttgcacaacagcatgtgaaatgtattgtcaatcagtgttgcttcctaagtggacagtttgatttcacagaagtgtgattgacttggagttacattgtgttgtttaagtgttccctttacttttttgagcagtgtatattctcTTGCTCCCCAGATGGCTGGTAAGTGGTGGGTCGTGGGCCTTGCCACCAACGCCCAGTGGTTTGTGAACCGTAAGGCTGGCATGAAGATGGGCACTTCCATGATGCTGCCCACTGCCGGAGGAGACCTGGACATCAGCTGCACCAAGCAGaagtgattttgtgtgtgtgtgtgtgtgtgtgtgtgtgtgtgtgtgtgtgtgtgtgtgtgtgtgtgtgtgtgtgtgtgtgtgtgtgtgtgtgtgtgtgtgtgtgtgtgtgtgtgtgtgtgtgtgtgtgtgtgggcgtgtgtgtgtgtgtgtgtccatttcaCTCATAATAATGCtactctttcactctttctgtCTCAGCGCTGATGGTTCTTGCTGGAAGACAACCCATCTGGCCAAGAAGACTGACATCCCAGGCCGCTTCACCTTCACCAGCCAgcgtgagtacacacacacacacacacacacacacacacacacacacacacacagtcaacataACTACTGTCTctaacctccctcctctctttctccccctctcaggTTGGAACAGTGAAAATGACATGCGTGTGGTAGCTGTTCAGTATGATGACTTTGCTCTGATCCACACCATCAAGACCAAAGACGGAGTAACTGACGTGCTCAACAAACTATTCAGTaagtctgtctggctgtctgcatGTCTGAAATTAGTTCAAGACCTTTAGATTCTCATGTTTTTGTGTCATTAATCAAAATTGCACTTTGTTTGGTCTCTGATTTCATTCTGGTCATGTTACAGGTGGGTTGTGCTAACCTGGTTGTGTTCTGTTAACCTGGTAGTGTTATGTTAACCTGTTTGTGTTAACCTGGTTGTGTTAACCTGGTAGTCTTGTGTTAACCTGGTTGTGTTGTGTTAACCCGGTTTTGTTAAACTGCTAGTGTTGTGTTAACCTGCTTGTGTTAACCTGGTTGTGTTGTGTTAACCTGGTTGTGTTAACCTGGTAGTGTTGTGTTAACCTGGTAGTGTTGTGTTAACCTGGTTGTGTTGTGCTAACCTGGTTGTGTTAACTTGGTTGTGTTGTGTTAACCTGGTTGTGTTAACCTGGTAGTGTTGTGTTAACCTGCTTGTGTTAACCTGCTTGTGTTAACCTGGTTTTGGTAACCTGGTAGTGTTGTGTTAACCTGCTTGTGTTAACCTGGTTGTGTTAACCTGGTTTTGGTAACCTGGTAGTGTTGTGTTAACCTGGTTGTGTTGTGCTAACCTGGTTGTGCTAACCAGCTTGTGTTAACCTGGTTGTCTTAACCAGCTTGTGCTAACCTGGTTGTGTTGTGTTAACCTGATTGTGTTAACCTGGTAGTGTTGTGTTAACCTGGTTGTGTTGTGTTAACCTGGTAGTGTTGTGTTAACCTGGTTGTGTTGTGTTAACCTGGTTGTGTTGTGTTAACCTGGTTGTGTTAACCCTGTAATGTTAACCTGGTTGCGTTGTGTTAACCtggttgtgttttgttaacctggTTGTGTTAACCTGGTTGTGTTGTGTTAACCTGGTTGTGTTGTGTTAACCTGGTTGTGTTGTGTTAACCTGGTTGTGTTAACCTGGTAGTGTTGTGTTAACCTGGTTGTGTTAACCTGGTAGTGTTGTGTTAACCTGGTTGTGTTAACCTGGTAGTGTTGTGGTTGTAGGTCGCACTCCAGAGGTGAGCGCAGCTCTGCAGGAGAAGTTCATGCAGTTCTCTCTGGATACAGGAATCCTCTCTGAGAACGTTACTATCCTGCCCAAGAACGGTACgacaatacacacatacacagatgtacaatattattatggtgatCAGATACATATAAATGTTCTTCACTAGTAGAAATCATCTGCTCACTCTTTTCTCCCTCCTGTCTACTGCAGGTGAATGTACCGAGGCATAAATTTCCGCTCATCCCTTTCTCCGTCTACTCCTCTTCCACTGGCCTCTGTCACCATTTCAAGCACAAACTCTTTTCCTGGAAGAAGACTGAAGACTGCAAACCCCTACCATCCCCTCCCCCAGCAGAACAAACCCCTTCACCTTTAACTCCCCACTGTTCCAATGCGCCACTCTACATTCGTTTTTTTTATGCTGATTGTTCTTGTTGAAATAAagcatgtttaaaaaaatacacaTGATCCCTACTGTCACATTGAATGGTGTCTTCATATTAAGAGTTAAAAACATACACATGATCCCTACTGTCACATTGGATGGTGTCTTCATATTTAGAGTTAAAAACATACACATGATCCCTACTGCCACATTGGTtggtgtcacaggaggttggtgacactttaattagggaggacgggctcgtggtaatggctggagccgaattggtggaatggtatcaaatacattaaacacatggtttgatgacattccattcgctccattccagccattattatgagccgtcctcccctcagcagcctccactggttggtATCTGGTTGTGTTAACCTGGTTGTGATAACCTGGTTGGTGTCTTCATATTTAGAGTGAAGTGTGAGAGGAAACAATGTAAGTAGATGCAGCTATATCAAACACAGATGACTATTGGTGCTTTCAGGACAACTGTGAATTTAGAATATaacggagctctagaaagaggaaTTCCGCGTTGGATGACCATTCTAAACGATtcttcccagtcggagctcgtttttttccgagGTCCCAaatgtcttgaacgcactgaagtcagaagtcagagatttctgagttcccagttcccaATTGTCGTGAACGCTGCAtatgagagggaaggagggattcTCTTGGGTTGAGTCATCATTAGAATGACAGGGTGAATGAGGGTGTGTggtggctggagagagagagagtaaatgtGTAATGTACTCTGCCCTCTACTGGTAGAAGCAGAGAAATACATGAATCAGAAGTAGAAATTATGATCCTATTCCTTCAGTtacaagaatatatatatatacagtaccagtcaaagatttggacacacttactcattccagggtttttctttattattcctattttttacattgtagaataatagtgaagacatcaaaactatgaaataacacatatggaatcatgtagtaaaaccaaaaaagtgttaaacaaatcaaaatatattttatatttgagattgttcaaatagccaccctttgccttgatgacagctttgcacactcttggcattctctcaaccagcttcacctggaatgcttttccaacagtcttgaaggag
This sequence is a window from Coregonus clupeaformis isolate EN_2021a chromosome 7, ASM2061545v1, whole genome shotgun sequence. Protein-coding genes within it:
- the LOC121570476 gene encoding lipocalin → MMLKIMGVLLCATLVACVDVMPQKDFNLEKMAGKWWVVGLATNAQWFVNRKAGMKMGTSMMLPTAGGDLDISCTKQNADGSCWKTTHLAKKTDIPGRFTFTSQRWNSENDMRVVAVQYDDFALIHTIKTKDGVTDVLNKLFSRTPEVSAALQEKFMQFSLDTGILSENVTILPKNGECTEA